From a single Chloroflexota bacterium genomic region:
- a CDS encoding biotin transporter BioY, translated as MKVLALDWSRARVLGGIALFAALTALTARVVIPLPFTPVPVTLQVLAVLLAGLTLGARGGAASQLAYLTAIALGLPLSARGLSGPAAFLGPTGGYLIAFAPAAYVVGALARPGWRVWMAALAGIGVIYLGGASWLAVWLGGDWGKAWTMGVAPFIVVDLGKALVAAAVADGARRLVGPTRTG; from the coding sequence ATGAAGGTGTTGGCACTGGACTGGTCGCGAGCGCGTGTGCTTGGAGGGATCGCGCTTTTTGCGGCGCTGACGGCGTTGACAGCACGGGTGGTGATTCCTTTACCGTTCACGCCGGTGCCGGTGACGCTGCAGGTATTGGCTGTACTGCTGGCGGGGCTGACCCTGGGAGCGCGAGGAGGCGCGGCCAGTCAGTTGGCCTATCTGACGGCCATCGCTTTGGGGCTTCCGCTTTCTGCCAGAGGCTTGAGCGGGCCGGCGGCCTTCCTGGGCCCCACGGGCGGCTATCTGATCGCGTTCGCTCCCGCGGCCTATGTGGTGGGCGCGCTGGCTCGGCCGGGTTGGCGCGTGTGGATGGCCGCGCTGGCGGGCATCGGTGTGATCTACCTGGGCGGCGCGAGCTGGCTGGCCGTCTGGCTGGGTGGTGATTGGGGCAAGGCATGGACCATGGGCGTGGCCCCGTTCATCGTGGTGGATCTGGGCAAGGCGTTGGTGGCGGCCGCGGTGGCCGATGGTGCTCGCCGTTTGGTGGGGCCGACCAGGACGGGGTGA
- the purQ gene encoding phosphoribosylformylglycinamidine synthase I: MKPPVLILHANGTNRDREAAWACELAGGAPEIVHINQLIAGERRLMDYRMLVLPGGFSYGDDLGAGKLWAVALRHRLADDLAAFVEAGRPVLGICNGFQVLVKSGLLPGGMDGGRRTIDNRRQTIDDGRQTIDDGRWTEGGRRKPGSLEPSSFALRPSSMQVVTLTRNDSARFECRWVYLRPQPESPCIFTQGLDGLIYCPVAHGEGKFVARDEETLAVLEQKGLVALRYVGPDGRSAGYPWNPNGSQADIAGICNPTGTILGLMPHPEDHIIPEQHPRFHRGERGSLGLPLFRNGVRYAAEV; encoded by the coding sequence ATGAAACCTCCTGTTTTGATTCTGCATGCAAACGGGACGAACCGGGACCGTGAGGCCGCATGGGCGTGCGAGCTGGCGGGCGGCGCTCCGGAGATCGTCCACATCAACCAGTTGATCGCCGGTGAGCGTCGGCTGATGGATTACCGGATGCTGGTCTTGCCCGGCGGGTTCTCCTACGGCGACGACCTGGGCGCGGGCAAGTTGTGGGCGGTGGCGCTGCGCCATCGGTTGGCGGACGACCTGGCCGCGTTCGTGGAGGCGGGACGGCCGGTCCTGGGCATCTGCAACGGCTTTCAGGTGTTGGTGAAGTCGGGCCTGTTGCCAGGGGGGATGGACGGAGGGCGACGGACAATAGACAACAGGCGACAGACGATAGACGATGGACGACAGACGATAGACGACGGACGGTGGACGGAGGGCGGGAGACGGAAGCCGGGGAGTTTAGAGCCGTCGTCCTTCGCCCTTCGCCCTTCGTCAATGCAGGTGGTGACCCTCACGCGTAATGATTCCGCCCGCTTCGAGTGTCGTTGGGTGTACCTGCGGCCCCAGCCGGAGAGCCCGTGTATCTTCACGCAGGGATTGGATGGACTCATCTACTGCCCCGTGGCGCATGGCGAGGGGAAATTCGTCGCCCGGGATGAGGAGACGTTGGCCGTGCTGGAGCAGAAGGGGCTCGTCGCGCTGCGATATGTGGGGCCGGACGGCCGCTCCGCCGGATATCCCTGGAACCCCAACGGCTCCCAGGCGGATATCGCGGGGATCTGCAACCCGACCGGGACGATCTTGGGGCTGATGCCACATCCGGAGGATCACATCATCCCGGAGCAGCACCCGCGCTTCCATCGCGGGGAGCGAGGTTCCCTGGGCCTGCCGCTGTTTCGGAACGGTGTGCGATACGCGGCGGAGGTGTGA